Genomic segment of Bacteroidota bacterium:
TTCATTCGTCAAAAATTCGATGTGCCCGATACTGGGAAAATTGTTAGAATGCTATTGAGCATGGACTATGATGATGGGTTTATCGCATACTTGAACGGCATAGAAATAGCCCGCAGCAATATGAATGGAAACGCATGGAATGACAGTGCCACTGCTACCCACGAAGCATTGATATACCAAGGTTATGCTCCCGAAACTTTTGATATTCCTGACTCTGTTTTTAGAAATTTGTTGATGCCAACAGGGAATGTATTGGCTATACAAGTACATAATTTAGTTCCCAATTCTAGCGATTTATCGGCTATACCTAATTTAAGTTTGGCAGTAGCTGATACAGGTACTTGGTATGCCAAACGCAATCTATCATGGATACCCAGCATCAACAAAACTTATTTACATACCAATTTTAAATTAGGCAGGAATGAAGGAATATATATAAATGATTATAACGGAAATTTTATAGACTCGACTAATACTGGTTACCTCGATTCAGGATTGGTGGTGGCAAGAATCCCTGATGGACAAAGCTGGTGCATCACTCCTACGGCTACGCCTGACAGTACCAATAATGGACAAAAATGTTTTAAAGGTTATGCCACGCCTCCTGCATTTAGTTTGAAAGCTGGGTTTTATAAAATTACACAATATTTAAAATTAACAACTGCTAATAAAAACTTTGAAATTAGATATACCGAAAACGGAAATACTCCGAATGCAAATTCTAAAAAATATACACCCAATATTATAATAGATAAAAGCAAAGTAATTCGTGCTCGATGTTTCGATACTACAGGACAATACTTGCCAGGCAAAGTTTTTACCAATACTTATTTCATCAATGAAAATATAAACCTACCAGTTATCGCTATATCCACCGACTCTTCAAATTTATGGGATTGGGACTCGGGTATCTACGCCATGGGGCGTAATGCAGCAGCAGGATTCCCGCATCATGGAGCAAATTTTTGGTACGATTGGGAAAGACCCTGCCATGTAGAATATTTCAAACCCAGTAAAATTGGGACGCAATTATTTGAGGTGGATGCGGGATTGAAAATACATGGAAATTATTCCCGAGGCTGGGCTCAAAAAAGTTTTAGAATTGAAACTAGAAAAGGATATGATAGTTCAATTATTAATTTTCCGTTATGGGATATCAGGCAATATAAAACAGTAAAAAATTTCAATATCAGGAATGCGGGGATTGATTGGCTTGCAGGGCATATGCGTGACGACGTAATGCAACGAATGGCATACGCTACACATAATGATATGATGGCAAGCACACCATGTGTGGCGTTCGTGAATGGAGAATATTTTGGTGTGTTTCAAATACGTGAACGCGAAGATCAAGATTATTTAGCCAATATACATGGAACAGATCCTAACAATGTAGATATATTAAAATGGAGTAATACGGTGCTAGAAGGTGACGGGAATGAATGGAGTAAATTATATAATTTTATTGCAGGAAATGATCTCTCCAATAATACCAATTATGACTCTGCTACCAAAATGATTGATATAGAAAACTACTGCGACTATATGATTGCAGAAACATATTATGTTAATAATGATTGGCTAGGAGATTGGACGAATAATATCAAATTTTGGAGACCGAAAAAACCTGATGGCAAATGGCGGTATGTATTATGGGATACCGATGTGGGAATGAGTTTTTGGTCGGGTCCCAGTCAGGATAAATTATATAATTTACGGTACCCTGCCTCTCCTCAAATACATTCGGTAATGTTCGATACAATGATTACCAATACCAAATTCAAAAACTATTTTGTAAATCGTTATGCTGATTTGATTAATACTATATATCTGCCAGCAGAATTCAAGAAAGTAATGAAGCTTTTTGTTGACACGATGGACAATGAAATGCTTCGTGAATACATGCGTTGGTCCACCCAGACCACACTTGCCACATGGAATGCCAATTTGCAAAATATGTATAATTTTATTGATGCAAGACCAACCTATGCACGTAAATATATACAAAGCAATTTCAATTTAATTAATCAAGATACTTTAACACTAGTGGTATCTCCGGCCAATGCTGGACGAATAAAAATATCTACTATCATACCTACCAAATATCCTTGGAAAGGTGTTTACTTTAATGGTGTTCCCGTTACGGTAACGGCAATTGCAAATCCTGGATATACATTTAATTATTTTACTATTGGAAGTACGAAAGACAGCAACCAAAGTATTACACAAAACTATACAAAAGATACGGTAATAAAAGCTTTTTTCAAGGGTTCGCCTCAAGCACTCAAATTGGTAGTGAGTGAAATTAATTATAATTCTCCTAAAAAACCCGACGCGGGCAGTTGGATTGAGTTACACAATTATAGTAATGTTAAAATTGATATTTCTGATTGGAGATTTCATAGCCATGGCGACTATTATAATTATAAATTCCCGACAGGAACAACCATAGGTGCTAATGGCTATTTGGTGCTATGTGAAGATACTGACAAATTCAATAAAGTATATCCCAATATATCTGATAAAATTGGTAACATTGGTTTCTCACTCGATAATTTTGGGGACTCGATATATTTGTTCGATAATATAGGAAAAAATGTTGTGCGTTTTGGCTTTTCTGACACCACAGGTTGGCCGCAATTGGCTGATGGACTAGGGCATACCATGGAGCATAAGTACGATTCGGCTGTATATACTTATGATACTTGGTTCAATGGATGCCTTGGTGGTTCACCGGGAAAGGCATTTGCACCTTGCAATGAGCCTATCGTTATTTCTGAAATCAATTATAAATCATCAAACAATGCCGATGCGGGTGATTGGATAGAATTATATAATTCTACTAGTGCTGCAATCAATATTTCAAAATGGCATTTTAAGGACGAACAAGATACCGATGATTATGTTATTCCTAATGGAACTATCTTGTCAGCAAAAGGTTATTTGGTCTTAGTTTCCGATACTACAAAATTCAAAGACGAATATAATAATGTTTCCAATTTTATAGGTTCTTTTGGTTTCGGATTAAAATCGGAAGGGGAAATTTTAAGGTTATATGATAGTGTGGGCAATCTCAAATTCAATATGCTATATGGCCGCCATCAGCCAGAGTGGCCTTACAAACCCAATGGGATGGGATATACATTAGAAATAGAAGACACCGTACTCGATTACTCCTCTGGCGATAGTTGGACTACGGGATGTGTGATGGGATCACCAGGAACAGATAGGGTTACATGCAATTATTCACTGACCGTTTCTGAGATTAATTATAATATGGAAGCATCCTTAAGCAAAGGTGATTATTTAGAATTATATAATTATGGCAAGAATGATTTATATATAGGCGATTGGAAATTATATACCAAGAATGGAGTGTATACTTTCCCGCAAACAGCTAAAATAAAAAATAAAGATAGACTACTTGTCACGAATAGCGACAGTAATTTTACGGCATGGAACCATATAGCTTTCGGCAATTTTAAAATGGATAATTATTGGGATTCTATTACACTGTATGATAATAATAGCAATTTTGTTTTAGCAACTAATTATGATAGTTCTTCTGCCTATACTTCATTAGCAAATGGCATTGGTTTTACCTTGGAATTGGTATCTAAAAATTCACCACTAAATTTGGGTTCTAGTTGGGTTGCAGGCTGCTTAGGTGGTAGTCCTGGCGAGGCTTATAGCCCTTGCAAAGCCAAGGTTTTGATATCGGAAATAAATTACGAATCGGCCAACGAACTCAATGTTGGTGATTGGATAGAATTGTATAATCCAAATACTACTTCTATAAATTTAAATGGATGGAATTTGCAAACAAAATCGGCGAAAATACAATTCACAAGTACAATAATAAATCCAAATGAAAGAATAGTTTTTGTAAGTGATACTGTGAAGTTCATCAAATACTTTGGTAACAAATCGAATATGCGATTAGCTAACTATTTTAGCTTAGGAAATACTTCCGACGAAATAAGCCTGAGCGATTCAAATAAAATACTGAAATTATATTTGAAATATAACAACGCAAACCCTTGGGACAATTTGGCAGCAGGAAAAGGTTATACTTTAGAACTTGACAAAAATGTGCTTACGCAAAATGATATATTACTGCCAAAATCATGGAAACATTCGTGTTTATTGGGTAGCCCAGGTGATAGCACCAGCTTATGTAATAGCGATATTTCTGTGTCTGAAATTTGCTTGCGTGCCGATACTTTATTCAATAGCGGAAATTG
This window contains:
- a CDS encoding lamin tail domain-containing protein, with the translated sequence MHAFRRKFYIIVISCFIGIFCVTNAKAQIVINEVAGVNVGNVQDEDGQLNTWLELYNSGNSAVDLKNYQLSDRYGKAFKWTFPTYILGAGKRLMVFTSGKDRRLFIDRWETAIWFNNYWKYIAPKSAISSTWIQPGFNDVNWTSGKGGIGFGDGDDSTTIATNISLFIRQKFDVPDTGKIVRMLLSMDYDDGFIAYLNGIEIARSNMNGNAWNDSATATHEALIYQGYAPETFDIPDSVFRNLLMPTGNVLAIQVHNLVPNSSDLSAIPNLSLAVADTGTWYAKRNLSWIPSINKTYLHTNFKLGRNEGIYINDYNGNFIDSTNTGYLDSGLVVARIPDGQSWCITPTATPDSTNNGQKCFKGYATPPAFSLKAGFYKITQYLKLTTANKNFEIRYTENGNTPNANSKKYTPNIIIDKSKVIRARCFDTTGQYLPGKVFTNTYFINENINLPVIAISTDSSNLWDWDSGIYAMGRNAAAGFPHHGANFWYDWERPCHVEYFKPSKIGTQLFEVDAGLKIHGNYSRGWAQKSFRIETRKGYDSSIINFPLWDIRQYKTVKNFNIRNAGIDWLAGHMRDDVMQRMAYATHNDMMASTPCVAFVNGEYFGVFQIREREDQDYLANIHGTDPNNVDILKWSNTVLEGDGNEWSKLYNFIAGNDLSNNTNYDSATKMIDIENYCDYMIAETYYVNNDWLGDWTNNIKFWRPKKPDGKWRYVLWDTDVGMSFWSGPSQDKLYNLRYPASPQIHSVMFDTMITNTKFKNYFVNRYADLINTIYLPAEFKKVMKLFVDTMDNEMLREYMRWSTQTTLATWNANLQNMYNFIDARPTYARKYIQSNFNLINQDTLTLVVSPANAGRIKISTIIPTKYPWKGVYFNGVPVTVTAIANPGYTFNYFTIGSTKDSNQSITQNYTKDTVIKAFFKGSPQALKLVVSEINYNSPKKPDAGSWIELHNYSNVKIDISDWRFHSHGDYYNYKFPTGTTIGANGYLVLCEDTDKFNKVYPNISDKIGNIGFSLDNFGDSIYLFDNIGKNVVRFGFSDTTGWPQLADGLGHTMEHKYDSAVYTYDTWFNGCLGGSPGKAFAPCNEPIVISEINYKSSNNADAGDWIELYNSTSAAINISKWHFKDEQDTDDYVIPNGTILSAKGYLVLVSDTTKFKDEYNNVSNFIGSFGFGLKSEGEILRLYDSVGNLKFNMLYGRHQPEWPYKPNGMGYTLEIEDTVLDYSSGDSWTTGCVMGSPGTDRVTCNYSLTVSEINYNMEASLSKGDYLELYNYGKNDLYIGDWKLYTKNGVYTFPQTAKIKNKDRLLVTNSDSNFTAWNHIAFGNFKMDNYWDSITLYDNNSNFVLATNYDSSSAYTSLANGIGFTLELVSKNSPLNLGSSWVAGCLGGSPGEAYSPCKAKVLISEINYESANELNVGDWIELYNPNTTSINLNGWNLQTKSAKIQFTSTIINPNERIVFVSDTVKFIKYFGNKSNMRLANYFSLGNTSDEISLSDSNKILKLYLKYNNANPWDNLAAGKGYTLELDKNVLTQNDILLPKSWKHSCLLGSPGDSTSLCNSDISVSEICLRADTLFNSGNWIELHNFGSQPLNLFGYKISNTSQSFVFANNTILDAGNRIVLASDSLKFYNAYHISANSSTLDSLPLAGNLTITNIDNKTIYNTSYQSNNQYTKGYGYTLESLSDTGISASNWFRGCPNGSPNNIYTNCKKINPIISELNTILDASFDDGKWIEIWNKDTVLTLDISSWSIGSNDLSNRFIFPSNTTLKPNARLVLTKDDVKFKTVHPLTNTILLYANLDIDTTGVLRIWDANKKPQFVLFYNNIYQNPGYTLELTMPDTNLEGLSSQAAWKEGCYTGSPATNYMPCSSPILVSEINYNSSPNLDAGDWFELHNTSLNASDLNGWSVLNEANQTIKLNNNLLADSFHLLVSNDFKFVTQHANVYNKTVSSFSLNTSDKLRFYDTEGRLRFIQYWSSKIPWNDSADGLGYTLELMINAIDPSQATQWVIGCTGGSPGTTQVPCINTSLNNIYTTNSFKVYPNPAKEYIIIETANPISNKYILLDATGRILVQGNCNQGMCKIELANYAKGIYLLQINNEVVRVVKE